A part of Quatrionicoccus australiensis genomic DNA contains:
- a CDS encoding MlaC/ttg2D family ABC transporter substrate-binding protein — translation MMKKLFALFFAGFVAASAHAQEAPDALIQQVTEEVLDIIRKDKDIQNGNTHKVIELVDKKVLPHFNFPHMTALAVGKDWKKANATQQQQLVVEFKTLLVRTYSNALTGYKNQKVVFKPFKMAPGETDVLVRTDILQPGSKPVQLDYNLEKLEAGWKVYDVTVAGISLVTNYREQFGQEVRNSGIDGLIASISAKNKSLDPVAKADKK, via the coding sequence ATGATGAAAAAGCTATTTGCCCTCTTCTTTGCCGGTTTTGTCGCTGCCTCGGCCCATGCCCAGGAGGCGCCAGACGCGCTTATTCAGCAGGTGACGGAAGAGGTTCTGGATATTATCCGCAAGGACAAGGATATCCAGAATGGCAACACCCACAAGGTGATCGAGCTGGTCGACAAGAAGGTCCTGCCGCACTTCAATTTCCCGCACATGACGGCACTTGCGGTCGGCAAGGACTGGAAGAAAGCGAATGCTACCCAGCAGCAGCAACTGGTTGTTGAATTCAAGACCCTGTTGGTGCGTACTTATTCGAACGCATTGACTGGCTACAAGAACCAGAAGGTTGTCTTCAAGCCCTTCAAGATGGCGCCGGGTGAAACCGATGTGCTGGTCCGTACCGATATTCTGCAACCGGGCAGCAAGCCGGTTCAGCTCGACTACAACCTGGAAAAGCTGGAGGCCGGCTGGAAGGTGTATGACGTGACGGTGGCAGGGATCAGTCTGGTCACCAACTATCGCGAACAGTTTGGCCAGGAAGTTCGCAACTCCGGCATCGATGGTTTGATCGCCTCCATTTCGGCGAAGAACAAGTCGCTTGATCCCGTAGCCAAGGCCGATAAAAAATGA
- a CDS encoding cold-shock protein, translating into MATGTVKWFNDSKGFGFISPSEGGEDLFAHFSAIQGNGFKTLAENQKVTFDIVTGPKGKQAANIRPAE; encoded by the coding sequence ATGGCAACTGGTACCGTCAAGTGGTTCAACGACTCCAAAGGTTTTGGTTTTATTTCCCCGTCTGAAGGCGGCGAAGATCTCTTCGCTCACTTCTCTGCCATTCAAGGCAACGGCTTCAAGACCCTGGCCGAAAACCAAAAAGTGACGTTCGACATCGTCACCGGCCCGAAGGGCAAGCAAGCTGCCAACATTCGCCCTGCTGAATAA
- a CDS encoding chromate transporter: MTAATESMPKRPDLRALFFGFSAVGLSGFGGVLPFARRMLVEEKQWMTAEEFNAQLGLCQFLPGPNVVNLAVVVGKRYGGLAGAIVAPLGLLAGPFAIVLLLAMIYDRYGNLPQAQAMLRGIAAVGCGLLFAMAWRMAAAIKEKVFFLPFALLTVGAIAFLRWPMPLVMLGGLVLSGGIAWWRLGKK, from the coding sequence TTGACCGCTGCGACTGAATCGATGCCCAAGCGCCCGGACCTCCGGGCGCTTTTTTTCGGCTTTTCCGCGGTCGGCCTGTCCGGCTTTGGCGGTGTGCTGCCCTTTGCGCGCCGCATGCTGGTCGAGGAAAAGCAGTGGATGACGGCCGAGGAATTCAACGCCCAGCTTGGTCTCTGCCAGTTCCTGCCGGGGCCGAACGTGGTCAATCTGGCGGTGGTGGTCGGCAAGCGTTACGGCGGTCTGGCCGGTGCCATCGTCGCGCCGCTCGGTCTGCTGGCCGGGCCGTTTGCCATTGTGCTGTTGCTGGCCATGATCTACGACCGTTACGGCAATCTGCCGCAGGCGCAGGCGATGTTGCGCGGCATTGCGGCGGTCGGTTGCGGCCTGCTCTTTGCCATGGCCTGGCGCATGGCGGCGGCGATCAAGGAAAAAGTCTTTTTCCTGCCTTTTGCGCTGTTGACCGTTGGCGCCATCGCTTTTCTGCGCTGGCCGATGCCGCTGGTCATGCTCGGCGGTCTGGTGCTGTCCGGTGGCATCGCCTGGTGGCGGCTGGGTA
- the mlaD gene encoding outer membrane lipid asymmetry maintenance protein MlaD, producing MNRTALDLWVGFFVALGLAAVLFLATKVGNLSSANLSEAYTLQAKFDNIGGLKVRGPVKSAGVLVGRITDIRLDPVSYEAVVTLSIDGRFRFPKDTFASIYTAGLLGEQYVGLDVGGDEKMLQAGDTVTKTQSAVVLEKLISQFLFSKAAEGQDKK from the coding sequence ATGAACCGTACCGCTCTCGACCTCTGGGTCGGCTTTTTTGTGGCGCTGGGCCTTGCAGCTGTGTTGTTTTTGGCGACAAAGGTAGGCAACCTTTCGTCGGCCAACCTGTCTGAGGCTTATACGCTGCAAGCCAAGTTTGATAACATCGGCGGGCTGAAAGTGCGCGGGCCGGTAAAGAGTGCCGGCGTGCTGGTCGGCCGGATTACCGATATCAGGCTTGATCCGGTGAGCTATGAGGCGGTTGTGACCCTGAGCATCGATGGTCGTTTCCGCTTCCCAAAAGATACTTTCGCTTCGATTTACACGGCTGGCTTGCTCGGTGAGCAATATGTCGGCCTTGATGTCGGTGGCGATGAAAAGATGTTGCAGGCGGGCGATACCGTTACCAAAACGCAGTCGGCTGTGGTTCTCGAAAAGCTGATCAGTCAGTTTCTTTTCAGCAAGGCGGCAGAAGGACAGGATAAAAAATGA
- the murA gene encoding UDP-N-acetylglucosamine 1-carboxyvinyltransferase — protein MDKLLIQGGNALSGEISISGAKNAALPILCASLLTSDPVHFTNVPHLNDISTMLRLLGDMGVGVTIDGVDGLELNGGGLNNPVASYEMVKTMRASILVLGPLVARCGEARVSLPGGCAIGARPVDQHIKGLQAMGAEIKVEQGYVHAKASRLKGARICTDMVTVTGTENLMMAACLAEGETIIENAAREPEVVDLANCLVSMGARISGAGTDVIRIQGVEKLHGATHAIMPDRIETGTYLCAAAATGGDVRLLKTSAAYLDTVVDKLMDAGCDITVERDAIRLVAPKRLKAVSLRTAPYPAFPTDMQAQFMAINCVAEGVATIRETIFENRFMHVSELMRLGADIQIEGNNAIVRGVNRLEGATVMATDLRASASLVIAALVAQGETLIDRIYHLDRGYERIEEKLARLGAQVKRVH, from the coding sequence GTGGATAAGTTATTGATTCAGGGCGGCAATGCCCTTTCCGGCGAAATCTCGATTTCAGGTGCCAAGAATGCGGCGCTGCCTATTCTCTGCGCTTCGCTGCTGACCTCCGATCCCGTCCATTTTACCAATGTGCCGCATCTCAACGACATCTCGACGATGCTGCGCCTGCTGGGTGACATGGGCGTCGGTGTGACCATCGACGGGGTTGATGGTCTGGAGCTCAATGGTGGCGGCCTGAACAATCCCGTGGCTTCCTACGAGATGGTCAAGACCATGCGTGCGTCTATCCTTGTACTCGGCCCGCTCGTTGCGCGCTGCGGCGAGGCGCGGGTCTCGCTGCCCGGTGGCTGTGCCATCGGCGCGCGTCCGGTCGATCAGCACATCAAGGGGCTGCAGGCGATGGGTGCCGAGATCAAGGTCGAGCAGGGCTACGTGCATGCCAAGGCTTCGCGTCTGAAGGGCGCTCGCATCTGTACCGACATGGTGACCGTGACCGGTACCGAGAACCTGATGATGGCTGCCTGTCTGGCTGAAGGCGAAACGATCATCGAAAATGCCGCGCGTGAACCGGAAGTGGTCGATCTGGCCAACTGCCTGGTCAGCATGGGGGCACGTATTTCCGGCGCCGGCACCGACGTCATCCGTATTCAGGGTGTGGAGAAGCTGCATGGCGCAACGCATGCCATCATGCCTGACCGCATCGAGACCGGTACCTACCTGTGTGCGGCGGCTGCGACAGGTGGCGATGTTCGTCTGCTCAAGACCTCGGCGGCCTACCTTGATACCGTGGTCGACAAGCTGATGGATGCCGGTTGCGACATCACCGTCGAGCGCGATGCGATCCGTCTCGTCGCACCGAAGCGCCTCAAGGCGGTCAGCCTGCGTACGGCGCCGTACCCGGCTTTCCCGACCGACATGCAGGCGCAGTTCATGGCGATCAATTGCGTCGCCGAAGGCGTTGCGACGATTCGCGAAACCATTTTCGAAAACCGTTTCATGCATGTCAGCGAGCTGATGCGCCTGGGGGCCGACATCCAGATCGAAGGCAATAATGCCATCGTGCGTGGCGTCAACCGTCTGGAAGGTGCAACGGTCATGGCCACCGATCTGCGTGCTTCGGCCTCGCTGGTGATTGCTGCCCTGGTGGCCCAGGGCGAGACGCTGATCGACCGGATTTACCATCTCGATCGCGGTTACGAGCGGATCGAGGAAAAGCTGGCGCGCCTCGGGGCGCAGGTCAAGCGCGTCCACTAA
- a CDS encoding ABC transporter ATP-binding protein, which yields MSDDILVDIEDLQFNYDGRPVLQGINMKIPRGKVVAIMGGSGCGKTTLLRCIGGQLRPTGGRVRLEKHQVCEMSEAELYRLRRKMGMLFQFGALFTDISVFDNVAFPLREHTDLSEQMISDLVLMKLEAVGLRGAHKLMPGELSGGMARRVALARAVALDPMLVMYDEPFTGLDPIALGVIGQLIRKLNDALGATSIMVTHDVQESLQIVDYIYFISNGQIVAEGTPDEIRASRDPFVHQFVHAEVDGPVRFDYPAPSVKQQFLAGGAHV from the coding sequence TTGTCGGACGACATTCTGGTCGATATCGAAGACCTTCAGTTCAACTATGACGGGCGGCCGGTGCTGCAGGGGATCAACATGAAGATCCCGCGCGGCAAGGTGGTTGCCATCATGGGGGGCTCGGGTTGTGGCAAGACGACCTTGCTGCGCTGTATCGGTGGTCAATTGCGACCGACCGGGGGGCGTGTTCGTCTGGAAAAGCATCAGGTTTGCGAGATGTCGGAGGCTGAGCTTTATCGCCTGCGGCGCAAAATGGGCATGCTTTTCCAGTTTGGCGCGCTGTTTACCGATATTTCCGTGTTCGATAACGTGGCATTTCCTTTGCGCGAGCACACGGACCTCTCCGAACAAATGATCAGCGATCTCGTCTTGATGAAACTCGAGGCGGTTGGTCTGCGTGGTGCCCATAAATTGATGCCTGGAGAGTTGTCCGGGGGGATGGCGCGGCGTGTTGCGCTGGCGCGCGCGGTGGCGCTTGATCCGATGCTGGTGATGTATGACGAGCCCTTTACCGGCCTTGATCCGATCGCGCTGGGCGTGATCGGCCAGTTGATCCGCAAGTTGAACGATGCGCTGGGGGCGACCTCCATCATGGTGACCCATGATGTGCAGGAGTCCTTGCAGATTGTTGATTACATCTACTTCATTTCGAATGGTCAGATTGTTGCCGAGGGGACGCCGGATGAAATCCGCGCCTCGCGCGATCCTTTTGTGCACCAGTTTGTGCATGCCGAGGTTGATGGTCCGGTTCGTTTCGATTACCCGGCGCCTTCGGTGAAGCAACAATTTCTGGCCGGAGGTGCGCATGTCTAG
- a CDS encoding ABC transporter permease, with product MIGFSTLFYKELLRFWKVAFQTVGAPVLTALLYLLIFGHVLDEHVQVHGVGYTTFLVPGLVMMQVLQNAFANSSSSLIQAKITGSIIFVLLPPIPYSAFFAAYVLAAVARGLMVGAGVLLATVWFTHLQVVAPLWIVAFALCGGAMFGALGMIAGIWSEKFDQLAAFQNFLIMPLTMLSGVFYSIYSLPTFWQRLSHYNPVFYMIDGFRYGFFGVSDVAPEISLAVVFACFAGVSLLTLNLLKRGWKLRA from the coding sequence ATGATCGGTTTCTCGACCCTGTTCTACAAGGAGTTGCTGCGCTTCTGGAAGGTTGCTTTTCAGACGGTCGGCGCACCGGTGCTCACGGCCTTGCTCTACCTGCTGATCTTCGGCCATGTCCTCGACGAGCATGTGCAGGTGCACGGTGTTGGCTATACGACTTTCCTGGTGCCCGGCCTGGTGATGATGCAGGTCCTGCAGAATGCCTTTGCCAACTCGTCATCCAGTCTGATCCAGGCCAAGATCACCGGCTCCATTATTTTCGTGCTGCTGCCGCCGATTCCCTACAGTGCATTCTTCGCTGCCTATGTTCTGGCTGCGGTGGCGCGCGGCCTGATGGTCGGGGCGGGGGTCTTGCTGGCGACAGTCTGGTTTACCCATTTGCAGGTGGTGGCGCCGCTCTGGATCGTTGCGTTTGCCCTGTGCGGCGGTGCGATGTTCGGCGCACTCGGCATGATTGCCGGCATCTGGTCGGAAAAATTCGACCAGCTTGCTGCCTTCCAGAACTTCCTGATCATGCCGCTGACCATGTTGTCCGGTGTCTTCTACTCGATTTACTCGTTGCCGACGTTTTGGCAACGCCTGTCGCATTACAATCCCGTTTTTTACATGATAGACGGCTTCCGCTATGGCTTTTTCGGCGTCTCCGACGTGGCGCCCGAAATCAGCCTGGCTGTCGTCTTTGCCTGCTTTGCAGGAGTGTCGCTGTTGACGCTCAATCTGCTCAAGCGTGGCTGGAAACTAAGAGCCTGA
- a CDS encoding ISL3 family transposase yields MSNAMLALQFWEGHVVDSCCEEADGSLLISLSEAPEILACCGSCQAPCVLVHERNRRRIRERDWFDRRVWLDVPIRRMDCHHCGARVVEQIAWLDKRSRITHRVRAWVEALAQLLPIAHVAQLTGLHWHTIKAIDHQRLERLHGEFNAKGSRRLVMDEFALHKGHRYATVVMDAQCMRVLWVGEGNSREAIRPFFELLGEEACRQIEAVAMDMNTAFDLEVRKHCPNAEVVYDLFHVVARFGRDVVDRVRVDQANALREQPAARKVIKRSRWLLLRNRDNLQEEQAVKLEELLAANAPLATVYLLKTELKEIWFAPSVREGAQRWRRWYRLAIESQLAPAIQFARRLRKYLRGILASAIYPMNSSILEGVNNRIKVIKRMAYGFRDSAYFFLKIKAAFPGKAR; encoded by the coding sequence ATGTCGAATGCTATGTTGGCCCTTCAATTCTGGGAAGGGCATGTTGTTGATTCGTGTTGCGAAGAGGCCGACGGCTCTCTGCTGATCAGTCTCTCCGAAGCACCAGAAATACTCGCCTGTTGCGGATCCTGCCAAGCCCCTTGCGTTCTGGTTCACGAACGGAATCGGCGACGCATCAGAGAGCGCGACTGGTTTGATCGTCGAGTCTGGTTGGATGTGCCGATTCGCCGGATGGACTGCCATCACTGTGGTGCTCGGGTGGTGGAGCAGATTGCCTGGCTGGACAAGCGCAGCCGAATCACCCACCGGGTCCGGGCCTGGGTGGAAGCCCTGGCGCAACTCCTGCCGATTGCTCATGTCGCCCAACTGACAGGGCTTCACTGGCACACGATCAAGGCCATTGACCATCAGCGCCTGGAGCGCCTGCACGGTGAATTCAACGCCAAGGGGAGCCGGCGCTTGGTCATGGACGAGTTTGCGTTGCACAAAGGGCATCGCTACGCCACCGTCGTCATGGACGCCCAGTGCATGCGGGTACTCTGGGTCGGAGAAGGCAATAGTCGGGAGGCCATTCGGCCTTTCTTTGAATTGCTCGGGGAGGAAGCTTGCCGACAGATCGAAGCCGTCGCGATGGACATGAATACCGCATTCGATTTGGAAGTGCGCAAACACTGCCCCAATGCCGAAGTCGTCTATGACCTCTTTCATGTGGTGGCGCGCTTTGGCCGTGATGTGGTCGATCGCGTTCGCGTCGATCAGGCCAACGCCCTGCGCGAGCAACCCGCGGCTCGAAAAGTGATCAAGCGCAGCCGTTGGCTCCTGCTGCGCAACCGGGATAACCTGCAAGAGGAGCAGGCCGTCAAACTCGAGGAGTTACTTGCCGCCAACGCACCGTTGGCAACTGTTTATCTCCTGAAAACCGAACTCAAGGAAATCTGGTTTGCCCCGTCCGTCCGAGAGGGGGCACAACGGTGGCGGCGCTGGTATCGCCTTGCCATCGAAAGCCAACTTGCTCCCGCCATCCAGTTCGCTAGGCGATTACGGAAGTATCTCCGTGGGATTCTCGCTTCCGCCATCTACCCAATGAATTCCTCCATCCTCGAGGGCGTCAATAATCGGATCAAGGTCATCAAGCGCATGGCCTACGGATTTCGTGACTCAGCCTACTTCTTCCTGAAGATCAAGGCCGCATTCCCCGGTAAAGCGCGATGA
- the infA gene encoding translation initiation factor IF-1, whose product MAKEEIIELPGVVAMVLPDTRFRVTLENGVEVVAYVSGKMRKHRIRILAGDRVTLEMSPYDLTKARISFRHKDERSAVAYAARHQ is encoded by the coding sequence ATGGCTAAAGAAGAAATCATTGAACTGCCGGGCGTTGTCGCCATGGTCTTGCCGGATACCCGTTTCCGCGTCACGCTGGAAAACGGTGTCGAAGTTGTCGCCTATGTCTCGGGCAAGATGCGCAAGCACCGCATCCGTATTCTGGCCGGCGATCGTGTGACGCTGGAAATGTCGCCCTACGATCTGACCAAGGCGCGCATCAGCTTCCGTCACAAGGACGAGCGTTCTGCCGTGGCTTACGCTGCACGTCACCAATAA
- a CDS encoding MlaA family lipoprotein: MTVKLELLRLGSRSRLLLGALMALTFAGSVVAEDNPRDPYEGFNRAMFSVNEAVDKALIKPLGQAYDKAAPLPVKASVGNFFGNTGDLWIGVNSAMQGKFADAGIDAGRLLINSTVGILGLFDVASELGLEKHDEDFGQTLAVWGVADGGFLYWPIIGPRTLRDTAGWGADSFADPVRYVRPVTVRNSMNALRVVDIRASLLPADKVVEEAALDKYAYVRDAYLQRRRNQVFDGRPPRLDD, translated from the coding sequence ATGACGGTGAAGCTTGAATTGTTGCGGCTTGGTTCGCGAAGCCGGTTGCTGCTCGGTGCCCTGATGGCGTTGACGTTCGCCGGAAGTGTCGTGGCCGAAGATAATCCGCGTGACCCTTACGAGGGTTTCAATCGCGCCATGTTCTCGGTCAACGAGGCAGTGGACAAGGCGCTGATCAAGCCGCTCGGGCAGGCTTATGACAAGGCCGCGCCGCTGCCGGTCAAAGCCAGTGTCGGTAATTTTTTCGGTAATACCGGTGATCTCTGGATCGGTGTTAACAGCGCGATGCAGGGCAAGTTCGCCGATGCCGGCATTGACGCCGGACGTTTGCTGATCAATTCGACGGTTGGCATTTTGGGTCTCTTTGATGTCGCCAGCGAACTCGGGCTGGAAAAGCATGATGAAGATTTCGGTCAGACGCTTGCGGTCTGGGGCGTGGCGGATGGCGGCTTTCTCTACTGGCCGATCATCGGGCCGCGCACGCTGCGCGATACGGCAGGCTGGGGGGCTGACTCCTTTGCTGATCCGGTGCGTTATGTGCGGCCGGTTACCGTGCGCAACAGCATGAACGCGCTGCGTGTCGTCGATATTCGGGCCAGCCTGTTGCCGGCGGACAAGGTGGTTGAGGAAGCTGCTCTGGACAAGTACGCCTATGTGCGTGACGCCTATCTGCAACGTCGCCGCAACCAGGTTTTCGATGGCCGCCCGCCGCGGCTGGATGATTGA
- a CDS encoding BolA family protein, with the protein MHPDQIKELILAGMSCDHLSLDGDGQHFEALVVSAEFIGKNRVQRQQRVYQTLKEKLATGELHALSFKTLTPEEWSAQRG; encoded by the coding sequence ATGCATCCCGATCAAATCAAGGAACTCATTCTCGCCGGCATGTCCTGCGATCATCTTTCGCTCGACGGCGATGGCCAGCATTTCGAGGCGCTCGTGGTCAGTGCCGAGTTCATCGGGAAGAACCGCGTTCAGCGGCAGCAACGTGTCTATCAAACCCTCAAGGAAAAGCTCGCGACCGGGGAGTTGCATGCCCTTTCCTTCAAAACCCTGACCCCGGAAGAATGGAGCGCCCAGCGTGGATAA
- the hisG gene encoding ATP phosphoribosyltransferase, which produces MTTITIALSKGRIFDETLPLLAAAGIVPTENPETSRKLIIGTNRPEVRVVIVRATDVPTYVQYGAADLGVAGKDVLIEHGGEGLYSPLDLKIAKCRMMVAVPEGFDYANAVRQGNRLKVASKYTQTAREHFASKGVHIDLIKLYGSMELAPLAGLADAIVDLVSTGGTLKANKLVACEHIMDISSRLVVNQASLKVKRETLQPIIDAFAQAVEK; this is translated from the coding sequence GTGACGACCATCACCATTGCCCTGTCCAAGGGCCGCATTTTCGACGAAACCCTGCCTTTGCTGGCAGCGGCAGGGATCGTTCCCACCGAAAACCCGGAAACCTCGCGCAAGCTGATCATCGGGACCAATCGTCCCGAGGTTCGTGTCGTCATCGTGCGCGCGACCGATGTGCCGACCTACGTGCAATACGGCGCCGCCGATCTCGGCGTGGCCGGCAAGGACGTGCTGATCGAGCATGGCGGTGAAGGCCTCTACTCGCCGCTCGATCTCAAGATCGCCAAGTGCCGGATGATGGTTGCCGTGCCCGAAGGTTTCGACTATGCCAATGCCGTGCGCCAGGGCAACCGCCTCAAGGTCGCCAGCAAATACACGCAGACGGCGCGGGAACATTTCGCCAGCAAGGGCGTCCATATCGATCTGATCAAGCTGTACGGCTCGATGGAGCTGGCGCCGCTGGCCGGTCTGGCCGATGCCATCGTCGACCTGGTGTCGACCGGTGGCACGCTGAAGGCCAACAAGCTGGTGGCCTGTGAGCACATCATGGACATTTCCAGCCGTCTGGTGGTCAATCAGGCTTCCCTCAAGGTCAAGCGCGAAACCCTGCAACCGATTATCGACGCCTTCGCACAGGCGGTGGAGAAATAA
- the hisD gene encoding histidinol dehydrogenase: MVAIKRLSTVDADFTAKMNALLAFEAASDEGIERTVAGILADVKARGDAAVVEYTNRFDRLSAGGMADLELSKAEMQTALDGLPAEQRAALEAAAQRVRVYHEKQKLEGWSYTEADGTMLGQMITPLDRVGLYVPGGKAAYPSSVLMNAIPAKVAGVKELIMVVPTPGGEKNALVLAAACLAGVDRVFTMGGAQAVGALAYGTQSVPQVDKIVGPGNAYVATAKRRVFGIVGIDMVAGPSEILVVADGSGNPDWVAMDLFSQAEHDELAQSILICTDADFIEQVQASIEKLLPTMPRRETIETSLTNRGAFILVRDLEEAIAIANRVAPEHLELALAEPDPWVSKIHHAGAIFIGHYTSESLGDYCAGPNHVLPTSGSARFSSPLGVYDFQKRTSLIKVSQAGAQTLGRIASTLAQGEGLPAHAKSAEFRLEN, translated from the coding sequence ATGGTCGCCATCAAGCGTCTTTCAACGGTCGACGCCGATTTCACGGCAAAAATGAACGCGCTGCTCGCCTTCGAGGCGGCGTCCGATGAGGGCATCGAGCGCACCGTCGCCGGCATCCTCGCCGACGTCAAGGCGCGCGGCGATGCGGCGGTGGTCGAATACACCAATCGTTTCGATCGCCTGAGCGCAGGCGGCATGGCTGACCTTGAACTGTCCAAGGCAGAAATGCAGACGGCGCTCGACGGCTTGCCGGCCGAGCAGCGTGCGGCGCTCGAAGCGGCCGCGCAGCGCGTGCGCGTCTATCACGAGAAGCAGAAGCTCGAAGGCTGGTCCTACACCGAAGCCGACGGCACCATGCTCGGCCAGATGATCACGCCGCTTGACCGCGTCGGTCTCTACGTGCCGGGCGGCAAGGCGGCCTATCCCTCTTCCGTGCTGATGAACGCGATTCCGGCCAAGGTGGCCGGCGTCAAGGAACTGATCATGGTCGTGCCGACGCCGGGCGGCGAAAAGAATGCGCTGGTATTGGCGGCGGCCTGTCTGGCCGGCGTTGACCGCGTGTTCACGATGGGCGGGGCGCAGGCGGTCGGGGCGCTCGCCTACGGCACGCAGAGCGTGCCGCAGGTCGACAAAATCGTCGGGCCGGGCAATGCCTATGTCGCCACGGCCAAGCGCCGGGTGTTCGGCATCGTCGGCATCGACATGGTGGCCGGACCGTCGGAAATTCTCGTGGTCGCCGATGGTTCGGGCAATCCGGACTGGGTGGCGATGGACCTGTTCTCGCAGGCCGAGCACGACGAGCTGGCGCAATCCATCCTGATCTGTACCGACGCGGATTTCATCGAGCAGGTGCAGGCCAGCATCGAAAAGCTGCTGCCGACCATGCCGCGTCGCGAGACGATCGAAACCTCGCTGACCAATCGCGGCGCCTTCATCCTGGTGCGCGATCTGGAAGAGGCGATTGCCATCGCCAACCGCGTCGCGCCGGAACATCTCGAACTGGCGCTGGCCGAGCCCGATCCGTGGGTCAGCAAGATCCACCACGCCGGCGCCATCTTCATCGGTCACTACACCTCCGAGTCGCTCGGCGATTACTGTGCCGGCCCGAATCACGTGTTGCCGACTTCCGGCAGTGCGCGTTTCTCGTCGCCGCTCGGTGTCTACGACTTCCAGAAGCGGACCAGCCTGATCAAGGTGTCGCAGGCCGGCGCGCAGACGCTGGGGCGCATCGCGTCGACGCTGGCGCAGGGTGAAGGCTTGCCGGCGCACGCCAAGTCGGCCGAGTTCCGGCTGGAAAACTGA
- the mlaE gene encoding lipid asymmetry maintenance ABC transporter permease subunit MlaE — translation MSSPAVLLRKLGHAVVERIWRLGFATRFLFAILTHSGTAFRRLPLTLREIYFSGVLSLVIILVSGLFVGMVLGLQGFETLQRFGSTEALGIMVALSLTRELGPVVAGLLFASRAGTSVAAEIGLMKATEQLKAMDMMAVNPIARVVAPRFWGGIISMPLLAAMFSAMGVLGGWLIGVVFIGVDDGAFWSQMQAGVDWRYDIWNGIIKSFVFGIAVSLIAVFEGYDSVPTAEGVSRAITRTVVTSALTILALDFVLTSFMFRGTS, via the coding sequence ATGTCTAGTCCGGCGGTGTTGTTGCGCAAGCTTGGTCATGCTGTTGTGGAGCGCATCTGGCGGCTGGGTTTTGCGACGCGTTTCCTGTTCGCCATCCTGACCCATTCCGGCACGGCGTTCCGTCGCCTGCCCCTGACCTTGCGCGAGATTTATTTCAGTGGCGTGCTTTCGCTGGTGATCATCCTAGTGTCCGGTCTTTTTGTCGGTATGGTGCTGGGCTTGCAGGGGTTTGAAACCTTGCAGCGTTTCGGGTCGACCGAGGCGCTCGGCATCATGGTGGCCTTGTCCTTAACGCGTGAGCTGGGGCCGGTAGTTGCCGGCTTGTTGTTCGCCTCTCGCGCCGGCACCTCGGTGGCGGCGGAGATTGGTCTGATGAAGGCAACCGAGCAGTTGAAGGCCATGGACATGATGGCGGTCAATCCGATCGCCCGTGTCGTGGCGCCGCGTTTCTGGGGGGGCATCATCTCCATGCCCCTGCTGGCGGCGATGTTTTCCGCGATGGGTGTGCTTGGCGGCTGGTTGATTGGCGTGGTGTTCATTGGTGTTGATGATGGTGCCTTCTGGTCGCAAATGCAGGCTGGTGTTGATTGGCGCTACGACATCTGGAACGGCATCATCAAGAGTTTTGTTTTTGGCATCGCGGTATCGCTGATTGCTGTTTTCGAAGGTTACGATTCGGTGCCAACGGCCGAGGGGGTGTCACGGGCGATTACACGTACCGTGGTGACATCGGCCTTGACCATTCTTGCACTTGATTTCGTTCTCACTTCGTTCATGTTCCGGGGAACTTCATGA
- a CDS encoding STAS domain-containing protein: MIEREAGRLVVKVPLIMANARSLLDAGCSALAEGEQIFDFSCVTEADSSAVAVMLGWLRAAPATRSTLKFAHIPTGVRSLAELYGVSELLPLA; the protein is encoded by the coding sequence ATGATCGAGCGTGAAGCCGGGCGCCTGGTTGTCAAGGTGCCGTTGATCATGGCGAATGCGCGCAGCCTGCTTGATGCAGGCTGTTCCGCTTTGGCAGAGGGGGAACAGATCTTTGATTTTTCCTGCGTGACCGAGGCTGACTCTTCGGCTGTGGCTGTGATGCTTGGCTGGCTGCGTGCGGCACCGGCTACACGGTCGACGCTCAAATTTGCCCATATTCCAACCGGCGTTCGTTCCCTGGCTGAGCTTTACGGCGTTTCCGAACTGTTGCCCCTCGCCTGA